One genomic region from Pseudomonas sp. R5-89-07 encodes:
- a CDS encoding NAD(P)/FAD-dependent oxidoreductase, whose translation MNAPVVIIGTGLAGYNVAREFRKLDSDTPLLLITADDGRSYSKPMLSTGFGKNKEADALSMAEPGAMAEQLKAQVRTHTRISGIDPGHKRLWIGEEAVVYRDLILAWGAETVRVPVEGDGAELVFPINDLEDYARFRAAAAGKRRVLVLGAGLIGCEFANDLILGGYEVDLVAPCEQVMPTLLHPSAAAAVQAGLQGLGARFHLGPVLNRLQRSADGLEAHLSDGEVIQCDLVVSAIGLRPRIDLAAAAGLQVNRGIMVDRHLKTSHANIYALGDCAEVDGLNLLYVMPLMSCARALAQTLAGNATAVSYGPMPITVKTPVCPLVVSPPPRGSEGVWSVEGEGADIKALCRDASGRLLGYALTGTAVMEKLALNKELPPLLA comes from the coding sequence ATGAACGCACCTGTCGTGATCATCGGCACAGGATTGGCCGGTTACAACGTAGCCCGGGAGTTTCGCAAGCTCGACAGCGACACCCCATTGCTGCTGATCACCGCGGATGACGGGCGCTCCTACTCCAAGCCCATGCTCTCCACCGGTTTTGGCAAGAACAAGGAGGCCGACGCCCTGAGCATGGCTGAACCTGGTGCCATGGCCGAGCAACTCAAGGCGCAAGTACGCACCCACACACGTATCAGCGGCATCGATCCAGGCCACAAGCGCCTGTGGATCGGCGAGGAAGCGGTGGTTTACCGTGACCTGATCCTGGCGTGGGGCGCAGAGACCGTCCGTGTACCGGTAGAGGGCGATGGCGCCGAGTTGGTTTTCCCGATCAACGATCTGGAAGACTACGCCCGCTTCCGCGCCGCGGCTGCCGGCAAACGCCGCGTACTGGTGCTGGGCGCCGGCCTGATCGGCTGCGAATTTGCCAACGACCTGATCCTGGGTGGTTATGAGGTCGACCTGGTCGCGCCGTGTGAGCAAGTCATGCCGACCCTGCTGCACCCGTCGGCTGCGGCTGCGGTGCAAGCCGGGCTGCAGGGGCTGGGTGCGCGTTTCCACCTGGGGCCGGTGCTCAACCGCCTGCAGCGCAGCGCTGATGGCCTCGAAGCCCATCTGTCCGACGGTGAAGTGATCCAGTGTGACCTGGTGGTTTCCGCCATCGGCCTGCGCCCGCGCATAGACTTGGCGGCGGCGGCCGGCCTGCAAGTCAACCGCGGCATCATGGTGGACCGTCACCTCAAGACCTCCCATGCCAATATCTACGCCCTGGGCGACTGCGCCGAGGTCGACGGCTTGAACCTGCTGTACGTCATGCCCTTGATGAGCTGCGCCCGCGCCTTGGCCCAGACCCTGGCCGGCAACGCCACGGCCGTCAGCTACGGACCAATGCCGATCACCGTGAAAACCCCGGTCTGCCCGCTGGTGGTTTCACCGCCTCCACGCGGCAGCGAAGGCGTGTGGAGTGTGGAAGGCGAGGGTGCCGACATCAAGGCCCTGTGCCGGGACGCCAGCGGTCGCCTGCTGGGCTACGCGCTGACCGGTACCGCCGTCATGGAAAAACTGGCATTGAACAAGGAACTTCCGCCACTGCTGGCGTAA
- a CDS encoding rubredoxin, whose product MKKWQCIVCGLIYNEADGWPDDGIVPGTRWEDVPEDWLCPDCGVGKMDFEMIEIG is encoded by the coding sequence ATGAAGAAGTGGCAATGTATCGTCTGTGGCCTGATCTACAACGAAGCGGATGGCTGGCCGGATGACGGAATTGTGCCCGGCACCCGTTGGGAAGATGTCCCCGAAGACTGGCTGTGCCCGGACTGCGGCGTGGGCAAAATGGATTTCGAAATGATCGAAATCGGCTAA
- a CDS encoding chorismate lyase: MPHSIASSAACQWLPQSLLSPMPAPLTLDWLFDEGSLTRRLTGLSNDGFSVTPLLEGWQPLRDDECAALGLPPATIGWVREVYLRGHDQPWVFARSVASRSALQGDGLHMDELGSRSLGELLFCDHAFKRQPIEVCHYPGQWLPTADQADGLWARRSRFDRGSLSVLVAEVFLPSFWHALHDHPENR, translated from the coding sequence GTGCCGCACTCAATCGCCTCCTCCGCTGCTTGCCAATGGCTGCCCCAGAGCCTTCTAAGCCCAATGCCTGCGCCCTTGACCCTCGATTGGCTGTTCGATGAGGGCTCGCTGACGCGGCGGCTGACCGGGCTGTCCAACGATGGCTTCAGCGTGACGCCGCTGCTCGAGGGCTGGCAACCGTTGCGTGACGATGAATGTGCAGCGCTGGGCCTGCCCCCGGCAACCATCGGCTGGGTGCGCGAGGTGTATCTGCGCGGGCATGACCAGCCTTGGGTATTTGCCCGCAGCGTCGCGTCACGAAGCGCCTTGCAGGGCGACGGCTTGCATATGGATGAGCTGGGCAGCCGATCGCTGGGCGAGTTGTTGTTCTGCGACCACGCCTTCAAACGTCAGCCGATCGAAGTGTGCCATTACCCAGGGCAATGGCTGCCCACGGCGGATCAGGCCGACGGGCTGTGGGCGCGCCGCTCGCGCTTCGACCGCGGATCGCTGAGCGTGCTGGTGGCGGAAGTCTTCCTGCCGAGTTTCTGGCACGCGCTGCATGACCATCCGGAGAACCGCTGA
- the ubiA gene encoding 4-hydroxybenzoate octaprenyltransferase codes for MYQRVLKSLNRLNPRAWDFIQLTRMDKPIGIYLLLWPTLWALWIAGKGSPSLLNIVIFVLGVVLTRAGGCVINDWADRKVDGHVKRTEQRPLVSGKISSKEALVFFALLMGISFLLVLLTNASTILLSLGGLALAASYPFMKRYTYYPQVVLGAAFSWGMPMAFTAETGHLPAEAWLLYIANLLWTVGYDTYYAMTDRDDDLKIGVKSTAILFGDADRVIILTLQGLALVCLLLAGARFELGGWFHLGLLAAAGCFAWEFWYTRDRDRMKCFKAFLHNHWAGLAIFVGIVADYGLR; via the coding sequence ATGTACCAACGTGTGCTCAAATCCTTGAATCGCCTGAACCCCAGGGCCTGGGATTTCATTCAATTGACGCGCATGGACAAGCCCATCGGCATCTACCTGCTGCTGTGGCCGACGCTGTGGGCGCTGTGGATCGCCGGCAAGGGTTCGCCGTCGCTGCTCAATATCGTGATTTTCGTGCTGGGTGTGGTGCTGACCCGTGCCGGTGGATGCGTGATCAATGACTGGGCCGACCGCAAGGTCGACGGCCATGTGAAGCGCACCGAGCAGCGTCCGCTGGTCAGCGGCAAGATCAGTTCGAAAGAGGCGCTGGTGTTTTTCGCGCTGCTGATGGGCATCAGCTTCCTGCTGGTGCTGCTGACCAACGCCAGCACCATCCTGCTGTCCCTTGGCGGGCTGGCGCTGGCGGCGAGCTATCCATTCATGAAGCGCTACACCTATTACCCGCAGGTGGTGTTGGGCGCGGCGTTTTCGTGGGGCATGCCGATGGCGTTCACGGCCGAGACGGGCCATCTGCCGGCGGAGGCGTGGCTGCTGTACATCGCCAACCTGTTATGGACGGTGGGTTACGACACCTACTACGCGATGACCGACCGCGACGACGACCTGAAGATTGGGGTGAAATCCACCGCGATCCTGTTCGGTGATGCTGACCGGGTGATCATCCTCACCCTGCAGGGCCTGGCGCTGGTGTGTCTGTTGCTCGCCGGGGCACGGTTCGAGCTGGGCGGCTGGTTCCACCTCGGGTTGCTGGCGGCAGCGGGCTGTTTTGCCTGGGAGTTCTGGTATACCCGTGACAGGGACCGCATGAAGTGCTTCAAGGCGTTTTTACACAACCATTGGGCGGGGTTGGCGATTTTTGTGGGGATTGTGGCTGACTACGGATTGCGATGA
- the phoB gene encoding phosphate regulon transcriptional regulator PhoB, whose translation MVGRSILIVDDEAPIREMIAVALEMAGYDCLEAENSQQAHAIIVDRKPDLILLDWMLPGTSGIELARRLKRDELTGDIPIIMLTAKGEEDNKIQGLEVGADDYITKPFSPRELVARLKAVLRRAGPTDGEAPIEVDGLILDPISHRVTIDGKPAEMGPTEYRLLQFFMTHQERAYTRGQLLDQVWGGNVYVEERTVDVHIRRLRKALGDAYENLVQTVRGTGYRFSTKG comes from the coding sequence ATGGTTGGCAGGAGCATTCTGATTGTTGACGACGAAGCGCCCATTCGCGAGATGATCGCCGTTGCGTTGGAAATGGCCGGCTACGACTGCCTGGAGGCGGAGAACTCCCAGCAGGCCCATGCCATCATCGTCGACCGCAAGCCGGACCTGATCCTGCTCGACTGGATGCTGCCCGGCACCTCCGGCATCGAGCTGGCCCGACGTCTCAAGCGTGACGAGCTGACCGGGGATATCCCGATCATCATGCTCACCGCCAAGGGCGAAGAGGACAACAAGATCCAGGGCCTGGAAGTCGGCGCCGATGACTACATCACCAAGCCCTTCTCCCCTCGCGAGCTGGTCGCGCGCCTCAAAGCCGTACTGCGCCGGGCCGGCCCGACCGATGGCGAAGCCCCTATCGAAGTCGACGGCCTGATTCTGGACCCGATCAGCCATCGGGTGACCATCGACGGCAAGCCCGCTGAAATGGGCCCGACCGAATACCGTCTGCTGCAGTTCTTCATGACCCACCAGGAACGCGCCTACACCCGCGGCCAACTGCTGGACCAAGTGTGGGGCGGCAATGTGTACGTGGAGGAGCGCACCGTGGACGTGCATATCCGCCGCCTGCGCAAAGCCTTGGGCGACGCCTATGAGAATCTGGTACAAACCGTGCGCGGTACGGGCTACCGGTTTTCAACCAAGGGCTGA
- the phoR gene encoding phosphate regulon sensor histidine kinase PhoR, producing MLLLVTGCLLVGLISGYYGWSLAIGIALYLGWTLKQLLRLHEWLRQHQPDEAPPDGYGLWGEVFDSIYHLQRRDQRVRGRLQAVIDRVQESTAALKDAVIMLDSDGNLEWWNRAAETLLGLKTPQDSGQPVTNLVRHPRFKEYFEQDNYEEALEIPSPTNDRVRIQLYLTRYGNNEHLMLVRDVTRIHQLEQMRKDFVANVSHELRTPLTVICGYLETLLDNVEEINPRWSRALQQMQQQGSRMQTLLNDLLLLAKLEATDYPSDNHPVAVQSLLQTIKNDAQALSGERGQQITLEADPLVLLKGSEGELRSAFSNLVFNAVKYTQDKGNIRIRWWADSHGAHLSVQDSGIGIDAKHLPRLTERFYRVDSSRNSNTGGTGLGLAIVKHVLLRHRARLEISSVLGHGSTFTCHFPPAQVTRSRAIGTDE from the coding sequence ATGCTCCTGCTGGTCACCGGTTGCCTGCTGGTCGGGCTGATCAGTGGTTATTACGGCTGGAGCCTGGCCATCGGCATCGCGCTGTACCTGGGCTGGACTCTCAAACAGTTGCTGCGCCTGCATGAATGGCTGCGCCAGCACCAACCCGACGAAGCACCGCCCGACGGCTACGGCCTGTGGGGCGAGGTGTTCGACAGCATTTACCACCTGCAACGCCGCGACCAACGGGTACGCGGGCGCCTGCAAGCGGTGATCGACCGGGTGCAGGAGTCCACTGCCGCGCTCAAGGACGCGGTAATCATGCTCGACAGCGACGGCAACCTGGAATGGTGGAACCGCGCCGCCGAGACCCTGCTGGGCCTCAAGACGCCCCAGGACAGCGGTCAGCCGGTGACCAACCTGGTACGCCACCCGCGCTTCAAGGAATACTTCGAGCAGGACAATTACGAAGAAGCCCTGGAAATCCCCTCGCCCACCAACGACCGCGTGCGTATCCAGCTGTACCTGACGCGCTACGGCAACAACGAACACTTGATGCTGGTGCGCGATGTGACCCGCATTCATCAGTTGGAGCAGATGCGCAAGGACTTCGTCGCCAACGTCTCCCACGAGCTGCGCACGCCATTGACGGTGATCTGCGGCTATCTGGAGACGCTGTTGGACAACGTCGAGGAGATCAACCCGCGCTGGAGCCGCGCCCTGCAGCAAATGCAGCAACAAGGCTCACGCATGCAAACCCTGCTCAACGACCTGTTGCTGCTGGCCAAGCTGGAGGCCACTGATTATCCGTCGGATAACCACCCCGTGGCCGTGCAGAGCCTGCTACAGACCATCAAGAATGACGCCCAGGCCCTGTCGGGCGAGCGCGGCCAGCAGATCACCCTGGAAGCCGACCCGCTGGTGTTGCTCAAGGGCAGCGAGGGCGAGTTGCGCAGTGCGTTCTCCAACCTGGTGTTCAACGCGGTGAAGTACACCCAGGACAAGGGCAATATCCGCATTCGCTGGTGGGCCGACAGCCATGGCGCACACCTGAGCGTGCAGGACTCCGGCATTGGCATCGACGCCAAGCACCTGCCGCGCCTGACCGAGCGCTTTTACCGCGTCGATTCCAGCCGCAACTCCAACACTGGCGGCACGGGGCTGGGCCTGGCGATCGTCAAGCATGTGCTGCTGCGCCATCGCGCGCGCCTGGAGATCAGCAGCGTGCTGGGGCATGGCAGTACGTTCACCTGCCACTTTCCGCCGGCGCAGGTGACCCGTTCGCGGGCGATTGGCACAGACGAATAA
- a CDS encoding hemolysin family protein, whose amino-acid sequence MDPSPGITLATLFADFGMILFALVLVLLNGFFVAAEFAMVKLRSTRVEAIAHTNGWRGQILRTVHSQLDAYLSACQLGITLASLGLGWVGEPAFAHILEPLLGAMGVESPEVIKGVSFFAAFFVISYLHIVVGELAPKSWAIRKPELLSLWTAVPLYLFYWAMYPAIYLLNASANAILRIAGQGEPGPHHEHHYSREELKLILHSSRGQDPSDQGMRVLASAVEMGELEVVDWANSREDLVTLDFNAPLKEILALFRRHKFSRYPVYDAQRNEFVGLLHIKDLLLELAALDHIPESFNLAELTRPLERVSRHMPLSQLLEQFRKGGAHFALVEEADGKIIGYLTMEDVLEVLVGDIQDEHRKAERGILAYQPGKLLVRGDTPLFKVERLLGIDLDHIEAETLAGLIYDTLKRVPEEEEVLEVEGLRIIIKKMKGPKIVLAKVLMLD is encoded by the coding sequence ATGGACCCTTCCCCTGGTATCACCCTCGCTACACTCTTCGCCGATTTCGGCATGATTCTTTTTGCACTGGTCCTGGTACTGCTCAACGGTTTCTTCGTTGCGGCGGAATTTGCCATGGTCAAACTGCGCTCGACCCGGGTCGAGGCCATCGCCCACACCAACGGCTGGCGCGGGCAGATCCTGCGTACCGTACACAGCCAGCTCGACGCTTACCTGTCGGCCTGCCAGCTGGGTATCACCCTCGCCTCGCTGGGCCTGGGCTGGGTCGGTGAGCCGGCCTTTGCGCATATCCTCGAGCCGTTGCTGGGCGCCATGGGCGTCGAGTCGCCGGAAGTGATCAAGGGCGTGTCGTTCTTTGCCGCCTTCTTCGTGATTTCCTACCTGCACATCGTGGTCGGTGAGCTGGCCCCCAAATCCTGGGCCATTCGCAAACCCGAATTGCTGTCGCTGTGGACCGCCGTACCGCTCTACCTGTTCTACTGGGCGATGTACCCGGCGATCTACCTGCTCAACGCCAGCGCCAACGCCATCCTGCGCATCGCCGGCCAAGGCGAGCCTGGCCCACACCACGAACACCATTACAGCCGCGAAGAACTCAAGCTGATCCTGCACTCCAGCCGTGGCCAGGACCCCAGCGACCAAGGCATGCGCGTGCTCGCCTCCGCCGTGGAAATGGGCGAACTGGAAGTGGTGGACTGGGCCAACTCCCGGGAAGACCTGGTCACCCTGGACTTCAACGCGCCGCTCAAGGAAATCCTCGCGCTGTTTCGTCGCCACAAGTTCAGCCGCTATCCGGTGTACGACGCGCAGCGCAACGAGTTCGTGGGCCTGCTGCACATCAAGGACCTGCTGCTGGAACTGGCGGCCCTGGACCATATCCCCGAGTCGTTCAACCTGGCCGAACTGACCCGCCCGCTGGAACGCGTATCGCGTCACATGCCGTTGTCGCAGCTGCTGGAGCAGTTTCGTAAAGGCGGCGCGCACTTCGCCCTGGTGGAAGAAGCCGATGGCAAGATCATCGGCTACCTGACCATGGAAGACGTGCTGGAAGTGCTGGTGGGCGATATCCAAGACGAACACCGCAAGGCCGAACGCGGCATCCTCGCCTACCAGCCGGGCAAGCTGCTGGTGCGCGGCGACACCCCGCTGTTCAAGGTAGAACGCCTGCTCGGCATCGACCTGGACCACATCGAAGCCGAAACCCTGGCCGGCCTGATCTACGACACCCTGAAACGGGTGCCGGAAGAGGAAGAAGTGCTGGAGGTAGAAGGCCTGCGGATCATCATCAAGAAGATGAAAGGGCCGAAGATCGTGCTGGCCAAGGTGCTAATGCTGGATTGA
- a CDS encoding response regulator — protein MSKVSVLVVDDASFIRDLVKKCLRNYFPGIKIEDAVNGKKAQSILMRETFDLVLCDWEMPEMSGIELLTWCREQAHLKAMPFVMVTSRGDKENVVQAIQAGVSGYVSKPFTNEQLLNKVKQALHKIGRLDALIASAPTKMNSAFGNDSLSALTGGKPEAVKPAPVAAAPSKGLLNSAPVAAAPAAAPAGGRGQGQLRLASGTQQCVIKALSIKEALLVVRRGEVLPQVLESAVLDLEQGENAEVARLNGYLHAIVAYEPKPDSDWLQLTFRFIDQDAQKLDYISRLIARGTAQKHFVPGA, from the coding sequence ATGAGTAAAGTCAGTGTATTGGTGGTGGATGACGCCTCGTTTATTCGCGACCTGGTGAAGAAGTGCCTGCGCAATTACTTCCCCGGGATCAAGATCGAAGATGCGGTGAACGGCAAGAAGGCGCAATCCATTCTGATGCGCGAGACCTTCGACCTGGTGCTGTGCGACTGGGAAATGCCGGAGATGTCCGGGATTGAGCTGTTGACCTGGTGCCGCGAGCAAGCCCATCTGAAGGCCATGCCGTTCGTGATGGTGACCAGCCGTGGCGACAAGGAAAACGTAGTGCAGGCGATCCAGGCCGGTGTGTCCGGTTACGTCAGCAAGCCGTTCACCAACGAACAGTTGTTGAACAAGGTCAAGCAGGCGCTGCACAAGATCGGTCGCCTCGACGCATTGATCGCCAGCGCGCCGACCAAGATGAACTCGGCCTTCGGCAACGACTCCCTGAGCGCGCTGACCGGTGGCAAGCCTGAAGCCGTCAAACCGGCACCCGTGGCGGCAGCCCCGAGCAAAGGCCTGCTCAACAGCGCGCCGGTCGCCGCCGCTCCGGCCGCTGCGCCTGCCGGCGGTCGTGGTCAGGGCCAGCTGCGCCTGGCCAGCGGCACCCAGCAATGCGTGATCAAGGCGTTGAGCATCAAGGAGGCGTTGTTGGTGGTGCGTCGTGGTGAGGTGCTGCCCCAGGTGCTGGAAAGCGCCGTGCTCGACCTTGAACAAGGCGAGAACGCTGAAGTGGCGCGCCTCAATGGCTACCTGCATGCAATCGTGGCCTACGAGCCCAAGCCCGACAGCGACTGGCTGCAACTGACCTTCCGCTTTATCGACCAGGATGCGCAGAAGCTGGACTATATCTCCCGCCTGATCGCGCGTGGCACCGCACAGAAGCATTTCGTGCCGGGCGCGTAA
- the phoU gene encoding phosphate signaling complex protein PhoU, which produces MISKEGLTHHISAQFNAELEEVRSHLLAMGGLVEKQVNDAVTALIEADSGLAQQVREIDDQINQMERNIDEECLRILARRQPAASDLRLIISISKSVIDLERIGDEATKIARRAIQLCEEGEAPRGYVEVRHIGDQVRNMVRDALDAFARFDADLALSVAQYDKVIDREYKTALRELATYMMEDPRSISRVLSIIWVLRSLERIGDHARNISELVIYLVRGTDVRHMGLKRMKAEVEGNADLIPNVPGESDDK; this is translated from the coding sequence ATGATTAGCAAAGAAGGCCTTACCCACCACATCTCCGCGCAGTTCAACGCCGAGCTTGAGGAAGTGCGCAGCCACCTCCTGGCGATGGGCGGCCTGGTGGAGAAGCAAGTCAACGATGCGGTCACCGCGCTGATCGAGGCCGACTCGGGCCTGGCCCAGCAAGTGCGTGAGATCGATGACCAGATCAACCAGATGGAACGCAACATCGACGAGGAATGCTTGCGCATCCTGGCCCGTCGCCAACCGGCGGCCTCGGACCTGCGTTTGATCATCAGCATCTCCAAATCGGTGATCGACCTCGAGCGTATCGGCGACGAAGCCACCAAGATCGCCCGCCGCGCCATCCAGCTGTGCGAGGAAGGCGAAGCGCCGCGTGGTTACGTGGAAGTGCGCCATATCGGCGACCAGGTGCGCAACATGGTGCGCGATGCCCTCGACGCCTTTGCGCGTTTCGATGCGGACCTGGCGCTGTCAGTGGCTCAGTACGACAAGGTTATCGACCGCGAATACAAGACTGCCTTGCGTGAGTTGGCCACCTACATGATGGAAGACCCACGCTCTATCTCGCGGGTCTTGAGCATTATCTGGGTGCTGCGCTCGCTGGAGCGTATCGGCGACCACGCGCGCAACATCTCGGAATTGGTGATTTATCTGGTGCGCGGTACCGACGTTCGGCACATGGGCCTCAAGCGCATGAAAGCCGAAGTTGAAGGCAACGCGGATCTTATCCCTAATGTTCCGGGCGAATCTGACGATAAGTAA
- the pstB gene encoding phosphate ABC transporter ATP-binding protein PstB, translating to MQHETHSHGINMSALGRDKQSLSLAQETVAIEVPGLSLYYGEKQALFDVSMNIPKQRVTAFIGPSGCGKSTLLRTFNRMNDLVDGCRVEGAINLYGTNIYRKGEDVAELRRRVGMVFQKPNPFPKTIYENVVYGLRIQGINKKRILDEAVEWALKGAALWDEVKDRLHESALGLSGGQQQRLVIARTIAVEPEVLLLDEPCSALDPISTLKVEELIYELKSKFTIVIVTHNMQQAARVSDYTAFMYMGKLVEFGDTDTLFTNPAKKQTEDYITGRYG from the coding sequence ATGCAACACGAAACCCATTCCCACGGCATCAACATGTCTGCCCTGGGTCGCGACAAGCAGAGCCTGAGCCTGGCCCAGGAAACCGTGGCCATCGAAGTGCCGGGCCTGAGCCTCTACTACGGTGAAAAGCAGGCGCTGTTCGACGTCAGCATGAACATTCCCAAGCAGCGCGTGACCGCCTTCATCGGCCCGTCGGGCTGCGGCAAGTCCACGCTGCTGCGCACCTTCAACCGCATGAACGACTTGGTGGACGGTTGCCGTGTGGAAGGCGCCATCAACCTCTACGGCACCAACATCTACCGCAAGGGCGAAGACGTGGCCGAGCTGCGTCGCCGCGTGGGCATGGTGTTCCAGAAGCCCAACCCGTTCCCCAAGACCATTTATGAAAACGTGGTCTATGGCCTGCGCATCCAGGGCATCAACAAGAAGCGCATCCTCGACGAAGCCGTGGAGTGGGCGCTCAAGGGTGCCGCGCTGTGGGATGAGGTCAAGGATCGCCTGCACGAGTCCGCCCTTGGCTTGTCCGGCGGTCAGCAGCAGCGTCTGGTGATCGCCCGCACCATCGCCGTGGAGCCGGAGGTATTACTGCTCGACGAACCGTGCTCGGCCCTCGACCCGATCTCGACGCTGAAGGTTGAAGAACTGATCTACGAGCTCAAGTCCAAGTTCACCATCGTCATCGTGACCCACAACATGCAGCAAGCGGCGCGGGTTTCCGACTACACCGCGTTCATGTACATGGGCAAGCTGGTGGAGTTTGGCGACACCGACACCCTGTTCACCAATCCGGCGAAGAAGCAGACCGAAGACTACATCACCGGGCGTTATGGCTAG
- the pstA gene encoding phosphate ABC transporter permease PstA, producing the protein MKQNSLNGWFKSGAPGVWISGGAVSIAVIMTLGLLAVIAVRGLGHFWPADLIQAHYNVPGQENHIVIGEVVQKEEVPRERLKSAGLPVPDEGPEFMTRELIKVGNRDLNGNDFTWIVGEWLKDQTKPVQLMAIERREWGNFYGTLVNVKQDGKIIAEGEAAWPELQARVDRVNKLATQLKSLEKTDIGAINAGLERIRLHGRKLELEGKLDAAAQADMDADRAELNARYQDIEARLADLHAQFNRDALTARDGNGKEIEIGIGKVVHAYQPNAMGTLTKIGFYFSKVWEFLSDDPREANTEGGIFPAIFGTVMMTLIMAMIVTPFGVLAAVYLREYAKQNTLTRIIRIAVNNLAGVPAIVYGVFGLGFFVYVLGGSVDRLFFAEALPAPTFGTPGLLWASLTLALLAVPVVIVATEEGLARIPRTVREGSLALGATKAETLWKIVLPMASPAMMTGMILAVARAAGEVAPLMLVGVVKLAPSLPLDGNYPYLHLDQKIMHLGFHIYDVGFQSPNVEAARPLVYATALLLVLVIATLNLSAVWIRNHLREKYKALDS; encoded by the coding sequence GTGAAACAGAACTCCCTGAATGGATGGTTCAAGAGCGGCGCCCCCGGCGTCTGGATCAGCGGTGGCGCGGTGTCCATCGCGGTCATCATGACCCTGGGTTTGCTGGCCGTGATTGCGGTGCGCGGCCTGGGCCACTTCTGGCCGGCTGACCTGATCCAGGCCCACTACAACGTACCGGGCCAGGAAAACCATATCGTCATCGGCGAAGTGGTGCAGAAGGAAGAAGTGCCCCGCGAGCGCCTGAAAAGCGCTGGCCTGCCGGTGCCCGATGAGGGCCCGGAGTTCATGACCCGCGAGCTGATCAAGGTCGGTAACCGCGACTTGAACGGCAATGACTTCACCTGGATCGTCGGCGAATGGTTGAAGGACCAGACCAAGCCGGTGCAGTTGATGGCCATCGAGCGGCGTGAGTGGGGCAACTTCTACGGCACCCTGGTCAACGTCAAGCAGGACGGCAAGATCATCGCCGAAGGCGAGGCCGCGTGGCCGGAGCTGCAGGCTCGCGTGGACCGCGTCAACAAGCTCGCCACCCAGCTCAAGAGCCTGGAAAAAACCGATATCGGCGCGATCAACGCCGGGCTGGAACGCATCCGCCTGCACGGTCGCAAGCTGGAACTGGAAGGCAAGCTCGACGCCGCCGCCCAGGCCGACATGGACGCCGACCGCGCCGAACTGAACGCCCGCTATCAGGACATCGAAGCGCGCCTGGCCGACCTGCACGCCCAGTTCAACCGCGACGCGCTGACGGCCCGTGACGGCAACGGCAAGGAAATCGAAATCGGCATCGGTAAGGTGGTGCACGCCTACCAGCCGAACGCCATGGGCACCCTGACCAAGATCGGCTTCTATTTCAGCAAGGTCTGGGAATTCTTGAGCGACGACCCGCGGGAAGCCAACACCGAAGGCGGGATCTTCCCGGCGATCTTCGGCACCGTGATGATGACCCTGATCATGGCGATGATCGTGACGCCGTTCGGCGTGCTGGCGGCGGTGTACTTGCGCGAATACGCCAAGCAGAACACCTTGACGCGGATTATCCGCATTGCGGTCAACAACCTGGCGGGCGTACCGGCCATCGTTTACGGCGTGTTCGGCCTGGGCTTCTTCGTGTACGTACTGGGCGGCTCGGTGGACCGGCTGTTCTTCGCCGAAGCCTTGCCGGCGCCGACCTTCGGCACGCCGGGCCTGCTCTGGGCTTCGCTGACCCTGGCGTTGCTGGCGGTGCCGGTGGTGATCGTGGCGACTGAAGAAGGCCTGGCGCGGATTCCTCGCACCGTACGCGAAGGCTCCCTGGCGCTGGGCGCGACCAAGGCGGAAACGCTGTGGAAGATCGTGCTGCCGATGGCCAGCCCGGCGATGATGACGGGCATGATCCTCGCCGTGGCCCGTGCCGCCGGTGAAGTGGCGCCGCTGATGCTGGTCGGCGTGGTCAAGCTGGCCCCGTCGCTGCCGCTGGACGGTAACTACCCGTACCTGCACCTTGACCAGAAGATCATGCACCTGGGGTTCCATATTTATGACGTCGGTTTCCAAAGCCCCAACGTCGAAGCGGCGCGCCCGCTGGTATACGCCACCGCGCTGCTGCTGGTATTGGTGATCGCCACGCTCAACCTGTCGGCAGTGTGGATACGTAACCACCTGCGCGAGAAGTACAAGGCGCTGGACAGCTGA